TCGCACAGAAGGATAATCCTTGAGGATTTCCCTCACCACTTCGGGAAACAAATAATTGGATAAAGAAACTACACTGCTTGCCATACCTATCAGTCCTTAATTATCAAAAGTTTGTTGATTCACACTGAGGAGTACGTTCTGTACAAGTTCAAGTCCAAGCTAACAAGTGGTTTTTCTAATTCGTGCCTATCGGGAGTAAAACAAAATTTTTCTCTATCTTTAGAGGTAAAATGAATAGATAAATAGCCAATAAAAAACTCAGGCAATCCTGAGTTTAATTTAAAGTAAATCCGTTCTAATTTTGTTGTCTAATCCGCGTATTTTCTCTGCTCTGGCGGTGTCACCCAAATCGTACAAAATCCACTCGTGGCTGAACGAGAACCTAAGTTAAGACGAATATTGAGCCGTTTGATATCTTGGGTACATTCCAGATTATCCAAATATCCTCCATTCCAGCGCATCAAATTTCGAGCAAATTTTCCTTCCTTTGATGAAGCCCAGCGTAGAGCATCGACCTGTTCTGCTGTCAGCTTCACCTCAGTTGTATATCCGCCTTGTAAGTAGGGAGGAACTGTAACTCCCATGACAAAACCCAGCCCTAAGACGGACAGTAACACTCCTGCTGCTGGTATGAGAGAACTAAAAAATCGTCGCGCTTCTTGCCTTTCGGCTTGCCTAATTATATCTCCGGCTGCTTGAGCGATCGCTAACTTTTGTCTCTCTATCAAAGCATGGTCTACTAGCTCAAACGTCTTCGTTATCTGAGTGTTCCAGTGTTTGAACAATCGGTCTAAAGCATTAGGCGCTTCTTCTAACATCACCTCCAACCGTCCCGTCGCCACCAGAAAGATAAATATCGGGTCATCTGGCTCATATCCGGTCACGTTAACAAAATCCATCACTCTGCGCTTAAATTCCTCAGACTTCCCCTGTAAAGCTACCTCTAATGGAGTCAGTTTAGATTCAGAGGATACCGGGAATTTTGGAGTATTCTGGCTCATGAATGTCACCTTATCAGGCGGCTAATTCCGTGTTTTCAATTGCCTTGCTTGTCATCTTCAAAAACGTCACGATTCTCTGACTTCCTAACATCCCGAACATCTTCTGATTCTGCTTATCTGCGGCTTCGGCAAAGGTTAGATTATTCTTATCAATTAGAGCGAGTTCTTGAAGACTGAGCTTGGGAAGAGTAATAGTCGGAATCTTGTAAGTCTCTAAGATTGACTTCATCTCAGCACTATTAAGTAGCTCTTGCCAATTCTTGTGTAATCCTTCATTGCAAACTAACACATGAACAATTTCACTCAGATTGTCTTTATACTTCTCTACAGATTCTCGAAAGAATTGCAGACTATCCGACTTGCCATTGCTCACAAACCATTTCACGAGTTGAATCTGGTTTTGAGGGCATAAGGTTAGGAGGTCGTTGCGAGAAATCCAATCGTTGACTAACTCAAACATTCCTCCGGGTAAATTGACTATTACTGACTTCTCTAGTGCTGCCTCAAATATCTTGTCTACCTCATTCACCCTCTCTTCAGCTTCAGTAAACTTGACATCAGCACAAGTTGTTGCTTTGCTGTAAATTCTCTCAATATCTCTATTGGATTGGTCGGCTTCAAAGAGCTTGAAATCAATTTGATGAGTCAGATAATAGTGAACCAAAACACGACACATCATCGACTTGCCCACTCCTCCTTTCTCTCCATCTATCAAATGGAGACAATGTATATTCTCTCCCAACTGTGAGGACAATTCTTTAGGTTCTTGATTTTTTGAATCATCTTGATGTTCAGACATTTCTTTTTTTCCTGTGGCTGAAAATTGCTTGGTCTTTCTCCTCATGATTAGTAATTAGGGAGGTGTTGGATAACTTTACTTTATGAAGGAAGTAAGAATCGCACTTTTCTTCAACTCAGTAGTTCGTCCACGTCATCCGTCCAACTCCGACTCCTTACTGTCTTTTCAGATGTTGTCTTCATTGATTCATCCAACTCAAACGGCTCAGAATCAGAGCTATCCTCAGCACTCTCGGAATTAGAACGCTGGGGAAAGCTAGCTGTGTGAAGGTTTCCGTTAGAAGCTTTGTCAGGATGGAGAGAGTGGGGAGAAAGATGATTGGTAGCGTTACAAGGAGCGCTATAAGTAGAGCGTTCTGAGTAAAGAAAGAGAGAGGCTAACTCAACAAGTTGGGTAAGTCCGTTGTGATTGGCAACCTCAACAATGTGGCTTGGGTTTAGCGATTCAGCAACGGGCAAGTTGAACTGATGACGAATGTTAAACAGGTGCTTCTCTAACGCATCGCAACACCTCAATGCTATGACGCGCAACTCTTCGTTACTCATCCCTCCTCTATATTCGTAAGCTTGTGCTAAATAGCACATTTTGAGCGTGGTCAGGATATCAGTTTTGAGGTTTGAAGTCTGATTTTCTTTCAGGTATTGCAACACCACTCCCTCAGCACTATTCAGTTCCAAGTCGTACTTGAGATTTACTGTGATTAGTTTAGATTTGTCACTGGCACTCATGCGGCTACTTGCTCCTTAGAAGACTTGAGTTTGTTGAAAATACCCCACACGTCAATGAGTCGAAACGCCAGAGGTTCTGTACCGCTTCGAGAATTGAAAATTACATCCACAATCAGGCTCTCTATCTCATGACCCCAGTAGGTAGGAGTAGAAGTGCGCTTGAAATACGCCTCTAGTTCATTCTTGAAGTAGATGGCTCCTCCTCCACATAAAATGACTTCATTCATAGAAGTAGATACAGTGACATTTATCCATGCCTTCAGTCGCTCCCAGTACTCTTCTCTCGCTGTAGCGATCGCTGCTACAATTTCCTCAGTTTCTTGCGTGCGAAATTGTTCATCATGAGAGCGAGCGAGTGAGGCTATAGCGCTGTTAGTCGCCGTAATATCGCTACCCGCTTTAAAGACTGCTTCTGTCAGAACCTCAGACTTTTGTCCACTGGTTAAGCGCCGAACCTTCTCTATTAATTGGTGAAAACCAAGGTCTGAGGTAGTAGAGAGCCTGGAATTTAACTTGCCCTCTGTAAACACCAACGCACTGGTGTTACGATGCCCGAACATACAGACAGATAGAGAACGCTCTTTAAACCACATCGAGCCTTTTGTTTTCAAACGACTGGCTGCTAACCCAAACCCTTCTGGGACGCATTCAAAATGCTCTAGTTTTACCCGAAGCCGCTCTCCCCTAAACTTGTAATCTTTGAGCAAGTGCTTTAATCTTGCACTGAATCTTTCTCTGTCTGGGTATTCGTCGTAAGGGAGCAGTACACCTAGCGCCACACTGAATTTAGTTGGTAAATTAAGGCGTTGCTTGATGACACCGAGAGCCGTCATCACTTTATACACCGCTCTCTCATACTTCAGTTCGTGCATTCCTGCATCTGCAAGAAATTCACGAGCTAAACTTCCCACTACCACACATCTATCTCCCATCTCTACCCAGGCTTCCGCTTCGGGTTGAGGGATGCCAATACCATTGAGAGCTTTGTATGTTTCTAGAGTATGGTGTGTTACCTCTATTACTTCTGGAGGCATTCTTAATAATGAAGGTTTCTCCCCTACTCTTAGTCCGTAAATAATCTTGGTTGAGGATGCTCCAACATCAAATCCGACAATCAAATCTGCCATAAAACTTTCCTGACACTCACAACTAAACAACACATTTAATTCAGTCTTTCTTCAACACCACACGCTCAGCATCAAAACTGATTTGGTAACAAAAAATACATTTTGAAATCCCGCTCTTTTCCCATTGTTTCCCCAACTTTTTCTTAGAAATGGGAAGAGAGAAATGGGGAAATAATGGGAAGAACTAGGGAAATGAGAGGGAGACAGAAAAGTTCTTTGTTACCCAGACGTTAATTTGAACTCAATTGATGTACCCTAGAATCAAGGCAACCACCTGTTCCCCCCTTGTTTCCCTAGAATTGGGTATGAAATTTTGGAAAAAACTTGGGGAAATGATGGGGAATTAATGGGGAGAGACATGACATAGGAGGCTGATGCTATCTTTTGAGCAGCTACTACAAAAAGGGTTTCGGGTAGGCATTGGAACAATGTGGACTCACTCCACAATTTTTCCCCTGACGGGTCGGCTGAAGCCTAAAAATTGCTCCGTTCGTTCAGCGTCTTGTGAGCGCTAGAGTATTCCAGAACAAACAGTTCTTTGTTGGATTGACTACTACTTGAGTCCCGGTAAAAAATACTGCTTTCTGAATCACGAAGTCTAAAGCGATCGCAAAGGTGGTGAAGGTGACGGCTGCATATCAAGCCTTCTGTCTGCTTTCTGCTGTCTCTCACGCAGCGTGAAATTTTGTTTCTGTTGTGGAATTGGCATGAGGATGACGCTCATAAATCAACTAATTCGACGTTAGCCTCCCCCTCCTAGCGCTGTAATTCCACTTGGGTTGTATCAAAACGACCTCTAACTTTGTGAAGAGAAACGCCTGATGAGGGCGATCGCATAGTCTGAAAGTAACTGGGATTGAAAAGAGTACCCATGAGGGTACTATCGTTTCGCTAGATTTCCTAAAAAATAATACTTAGCTCGAATGTCACTGACTTAAGCCCTGAACTAAAGTTCGGGCTAAAAGCTAAAACCCGTTAAAACGGGTTGAAAGGCTTATTCAGTAAGCTTTAGCTTACTTAAGCTTTGAGCCTGAAATTTATTTCAAGGCTCCTAAGTCAGTGCCATTCTACTTAGCTCGACTGATTAACAAGGTCTGAATCCCTAGCGATGAAGGTAGGGAGGACTCCATAAGCCAGCAGAGCATCACTAGTCAAACAGCCTGAAGACTGTCTGTTAAAAGTGTTGCGATTTGTTAAAAGAATACCGGAATGGCGATGCCTCCGGTTAGGGTGTCTATCAACAAAAAACCTCCGGTTTTGACAAATTACATCAGCATTGAAAAGCTATCTCGTTAAATTGCACACCGCCTGCCCCTAGCGAGAGTGTCCATGAACAACCAAGAACGGATTTCCAATCCTAGTGCTTCTTCAACCCAACAAGGAAATGGCACAGGAGCGGAACCAGATAAAAGCTATTTCTCTCCACCTCCTGCTGTCTCGCTTCCCAAAGGTGGAGGAGCCATCAAAGGTATGGGTGAGAAATTTGCTGCTAACCCGGTTACTGGTACTGGTTCTATGAGCGTGCCGATCGCCATCAGTCCTGGTCGCTCTGGATTTGGTCCGCAGTTGTCTCTCTCCTATGACTCTGGAGCGGGCAATGGCATATTTGGGATGGGCTGGAGTCTATCACTGCCATCGATTACTCGCAAAACCGACAAGGGGTTACCGCGCTATTGGGACACTGAGGAGTCAGATGTTTTTATCCTCTCTGGTGCAGAAGATTTAGTACCTGTGCTGAAGGGCGATGGCACCGTAGATGAAACGGTACGAAATGGGTACCAGATTCGTAAATATCGTCCTCGCATTGAGGGGTTGTTTGCCCGAATTGAACGCTGGACAAAGGTGGATTCGGGAGAGACGCATTGGCGATCAATTTCAAAGGACAACCTTACCACGCTTTACGGTAAAACGGCTGAAAGTCGAATTGCTGATCCCAATCATGCTACTCACATTTTTAGCTGGTTAATTTGTGAGAGCTACGACGACAAAGGCAATGCGATCGTCTATCAATACAAATCAGAGGATGCAGAACACTCCGTTGGAATTAATTTATCGCAGGCGCATGAACAGAACCGAACTCCACAAAGCCGAGCCACGAATCGGTACTTGAAACGAATTCAATACGGTAATCAAACTCCTCGGCAAGCCAATGAAGATTTAAGGTTACGCAAAGATTGGATGTTTGAGGTGGTGTTTGATTATGGAGAACACGATCGCACCAATCCTATCTCTAAAGAGCCAGAGCAATGGACAACTGAGACTCTCCGTCGCGATCCGTTTTCATCTTATCGGGCTGGGTTTGAAGTGCGGACTTACCGCCTCTGCCAGCGAGTGCTGATGTTTCATCATATTCCCGATGTGCCAAATCATTCCCAGGGATATAACGGCTTAGTGAAATCAACAGACTTCACCTACTCATACAAAGAAAATCCAGAGGTTGGCAATCCAATCTATTCATTTCTCCGCGCAGTTACACAAACAGGATATAAACCTGATCCGGCAGGTGGCTACATTCAAAAATCCCTGCCACCGTTGGAGTTTCAGTATAGTGAACCCGACATTGACGAGACGGTACGAGAGGTTGATCGCACCAGTCTGGAAAATTTGCCTCAAGGGTTAGATGGAACACGCTACCAGTGGGTGGATCTGGATGGAGAGGGATTGTCGGGCATTTTGACTGAGCAGGGGAATGGGTGGTTCTACAAGCGCAACCTCAGTCCCATTAATAGTGTTCGAGACAATAGCAAGGAACACATTGAAGCACAATTTGCCCCAGTTGAACTTGTTGCTAGTAAACCAGTCAGTGGTTTAGCAAATGGCGCTCAGTTTCTCGATTTGGCGGGGGATGGTCAGCCAGATTTAGTGACACTCCGGAGCACTACACCAGGATTTTACGAACGCACTCAGGATGCAGATTGGGAAAATTTTATTCCCTTTAAGTCTCTGCCTATCTTGGATTGGGATAATCCAAATCTAAAGTTCATCGATCTGAATGGAGATGGTCACAGCGATATCCTGATTACCGAGGATGAATGTTTTGTCTGGCATCCTTCCCTCGCAGAAGAAGGGTTCGCAGCAGCAGAGCGAGTGCGCCAGCCTTGGGATGAGGAAAAAGGAGTTCGTGTGGTGTTTGCAGACAGCACCCAGTCGATTCATCTGGCGGATATGTCAGGGGATGGGCTGACGGATATTGTGCGGATTCGCAATGGTGAGGTGTGTTACTGGCCCAATCTGGGTTACGGTCGGTTTGGTGCCAAGGTGACGATGGATAATGCCCCCTGGTTTGATGTGCTGGAGCTTTTTAATCAGCGCCGGATTGTACTGGCAGATATTGATGGCTCAGGGACGACAGATATTCTGTACTTGAGTGGGAACGGGGTGCAGGTTTATTTCAACCAGTCGGGAAATAGTTGGGCAGAAAAGCAGGTTTTGAAGAGTTTTCCGGCGATCGATAATGTTGTTTCGGTCACAACGCTTGACTTGTTAGGTAATGGAACTGCCTGCCTGGTGTGGTCTTCACCGTTACCTGGAAGCACACCCCGTATGATGCGGTATATCGACTTGATGGGCGGGCAGAAGCCTCATCTGTTAGTCAAGACCGTCAACAACATGGGTGCGGCAACGATAGTGCAGTATGCGCCTTCTACGAAGTTTTACCTACAAGATCGGTTAGCAGGTAAACCCTGGATTACAAAACTACCGTTTCCTGTTCATGTGGTGGAGCGGGTAGAAACGCGGGATTATATTTCTGGTAATCGCTTTGTAACTCGCTATGCCTACCATCATGGCTATTTTGATGGGGAGGAGCGAGAGTTTCGCGGGTTTGGTTTTGTGGAGCAGTGGGATACCGAGGACTATGGCGTATTCCAACAGGGTGGTGGAACCAATGCGCT
Above is a window of Allocoleopsis franciscana PCC 7113 DNA encoding:
- a CDS encoding DUF6753 family protein encodes the protein MSQNTPKFPVSSESKLTPLEVALQGKSEEFKRRVMDFVNVTGYEPDDPIFIFLVATGRLEVMLEEAPNALDRLFKHWNTQITKTFELVDHALIERQKLAIAQAAGDIIRQAERQEARRFFSSLIPAAGVLLSVLGLGFVMGVTVPPYLQGGYTTEVKLTAEQVDALRWASSKEGKFARNLMRWNGGYLDNLECTQDIKRLNIRLNLGSRSATSGFCTIWVTPPEQRKYAD
- a CDS encoding ParM/StbA family protein codes for the protein MADLIVGFDVGASSTKIIYGLRVGEKPSLLRMPPEVIEVTHHTLETYKALNGIGIPQPEAEAWVEMGDRCVVVGSLAREFLADAGMHELKYERAVYKVMTALGVIKQRLNLPTKFSVALGVLLPYDEYPDRERFSARLKHLLKDYKFRGERLRVKLEHFECVPEGFGLAASRLKTKGSMWFKERSLSVCMFGHRNTSALVFTEGKLNSRLSTTSDLGFHQLIEKVRRLTSGQKSEVLTEAVFKAGSDITATNSAIASLARSHDEQFRTQETEEIVAAIATAREEYWERLKAWINVTVSTSMNEVILCGGGAIYFKNELEAYFKRTSTPTYWGHEIESLIVDVIFNSRSGTEPLAFRLIDVWGIFNKLKSSKEQVAA